The Hemiscyllium ocellatum isolate sHemOce1 chromosome 17, sHemOce1.pat.X.cur, whole genome shotgun sequence genome has a segment encoding these proteins:
- the gabarapl2 gene encoding gamma-aminobutyric acid receptor-associated protein-like 2: MKWMFKEDHSLEHRCVESAKIRAKYPDRVPVIVEKVSGSQIVDIDKRKYLVPSDITVAQFMWIIRKRIQLPSEKAIFLFVDKTVPQSSLTMGQLYEKEKDEDGFLYVAYSGENTFGF; the protein is encoded by the exons AACACAGATGTGTCGAATCTGCCAAGATTAGAGCTAAATATCCAGACAGAGTACCA GTGATAGTGGAGAAGGTATCTGGCTCACAGATAGTAGATATCGACAAAAGAAAGTATTTGGTGCCCTCTGATATCACAGTGGCACAGTTCATGTGGATTATTCGGAAACGCATCCAGCTGCCATCTGAGAAAGCCATCTTCCTTTTCGTAGATAAAACAGTCCCTCAATCCAG TTTGACTATGGGCCAACTGTATGAAAAGGAAAAAGATGAAGATGGATTTTTGTATGTGGCTTATAGTGGAGAAAACACATTTGGCTTCTAA